Proteins from one Alkalidesulfovibrio alkalitolerans DSM 16529 genomic window:
- a CDS encoding zinc ribbon domain-containing protein has product MIVCTRCGSENPDDARFCAACRHKLQSVRREPSEDDAEGAEFLSDHVEYHDLLGRHGPFRKHLEAWGCLAALALVVAAVAWLDDVRAAWAALPVIGLYAWLRRL; this is encoded by the coding sequence ATGATCGTCTGCACCCGCTGCGGGAGCGAGAACCCCGACGACGCGCGATTTTGCGCCGCATGCCGCCATAAGCTGCAAAGCGTCAGGCGCGAGCCCTCGGAGGACGACGCCGAGGGTGCCGAGTTCTTGAGCGATCACGTCGAATACCATGACCTGCTCGGCCGCCACGGTCCGTTCCGCAAACATCTGGAGGCCTGGGGCTGTCTTGCGGCCCTGGCGCTCGTCGTGGCCGCGGTTGCCTGGCTGGACGACGTGCGCGCGGCCTGGGCCGCGCTGCCCGTGATCGGCCTGTATGCCTGGCTCAGGAGATTGTGA
- a CDS encoding type I restriction enzyme HsdR N-terminal domain-containing protein, with protein MHEISLGGTIRDYLSGEEVPSTTYEEVRQALARLMVEELGYPADRLKAKVGVRFPVTWEEGAPEYCRVADLVAYGDDGRPLLVVIFCSGLPGTYDRETVAAARLIPGGPAPLAVSTDTRDAVLLSVPDGQTLAQGPRALPRYDDLPGLCRDRFMEPLSGERLLRERRILYAYSEMLTSCCEGTCSPIPS; from the coding sequence ATGCACGAGATATCCTTGGGAGGAACCATCCGCGATTACCTGAGCGGCGAGGAGGTGCCGAGCACCACCTACGAGGAGGTGCGCCAGGCCCTGGCCCGGCTCATGGTCGAGGAACTGGGGTATCCGGCCGATCGGCTCAAAGCCAAGGTCGGGGTGCGCTTTCCCGTGACCTGGGAGGAGGGCGCTCCCGAGTACTGCCGCGTGGCCGATCTGGTCGCCTATGGCGACGACGGCCGCCCGCTTCTGGTGGTCATCTTCTGTTCCGGGCTTCCCGGCACCTACGACCGCGAGACCGTGGCCGCGGCCCGGTTGATCCCCGGCGGGCCCGCGCCCCTGGCCGTGTCCACGGACACGCGCGATGCCGTGCTGCTCTCCGTGCCCGACGGCCAGACCCTGGCCCAGGGGCCGCGCGCCCTGCCGCGCTACGACGATCTGCCCGGCTTGTGCCGCGATCGCTTCATGGAGCCGCTTTCGGGCGAACGGCTGTTGCGCGAGCGGCGCATCCTCTACGCCTACAGCGAGATGCTCACGAGCTGCTGCGAGGGAACGTGCTCTCCGATACCTTCCTGA
- a CDS encoding sulfite exporter TauE/SafE family protein, whose translation MKRNTLFVVALAAVAILFVTLGDAHAQKLAEFIAKAPVGDGPGMIDPSKPAGFLGIPGGVVVNPIVAFLWALWVGWIFSTVGAFGGVMAGVGHMSVFGLGDYAKSFRQTAPELNKLMTDSIRASNQWLVGLSALISSFNYYKMGRLVLPLGLTLGGGSLLGAWGSNMLTAGKLSFSAYQGYFGLFVLVLGCYLIYETSPAGERSKKKAKEAARAFEETVKKQKAGENIDTSSLGVKVKSFGISSCTFTFYGVEFTFNPLLPVLGGVLISAISAFLGVGGGFMLVPFLTSVSQVPMYLAAGTSALAVLISMITSIATLVSKGTPLDMSMIGIELVGIFIGSIIGPRTSKYFSDKLLKRIFIVLAMYVGIDFVLRGFFGFRIFG comes from the coding sequence ATGAAACGGAACACATTGTTCGTGGTGGCCCTGGCCGCCGTGGCGATTCTGTTCGTGACCCTGGGCGACGCGCACGCCCAGAAGCTGGCGGAATTCATCGCCAAGGCCCCGGTCGGCGACGGTCCGGGCATGATCGACCCCTCCAAGCCAGCGGGCTTTCTGGGCATTCCCGGCGGCGTCGTGGTCAACCCCATCGTGGCCTTCCTGTGGGCCCTTTGGGTCGGCTGGATCTTCTCCACCGTGGGCGCCTTCGGCGGCGTCATGGCGGGCGTGGGCCATATGAGCGTCTTCGGCCTGGGCGACTACGCCAAGTCCTTCCGTCAGACCGCGCCTGAGCTGAACAAGCTCATGACCGACTCCATCCGCGCCTCCAACCAGTGGCTGGTGGGCCTTTCCGCCCTCATCAGCTCCTTCAACTACTACAAGATGGGCCGCCTGGTGCTGCCCCTGGGCCTGACGCTCGGCGGCGGCTCGCTGCTCGGCGCGTGGGGCTCCAACATGCTCACCGCGGGCAAGCTGTCCTTCTCGGCCTACCAGGGCTACTTCGGCCTCTTCGTGCTCGTGTTGGGCTGCTACCTGATCTACGAGACCTCCCCGGCTGGCGAACGTTCCAAGAAAAAGGCCAAGGAGGCCGCGCGCGCCTTCGAGGAGACCGTGAAGAAGCAGAAGGCGGGCGAGAACATCGACACCTCCTCCCTGGGCGTGAAGGTCAAGTCCTTCGGCATCAGCTCCTGCACCTTCACCTTCTACGGCGTGGAATTCACCTTCAACCCGCTGCTGCCGGTGCTCGGCGGCGTGCTCATCTCCGCCATCTCGGCCTTCCTGGGCGTGGGCGGCGGCTTCATGCTCGTGCCCTTCCTGACCTCCGTGTCGCAGGTGCCCATGTACTTGGCCGCGGGCACCTCGGCCCTGGCCGTGCTCATCTCCATGATCACCTCCATCGCCACCCTGGTCTCCAAGGGAACCCCGCTGGACATGAGCATGATCGGCATCGAACTCGTGGGTATCTTCATCGGCTCGATCATCGGCCCGCGCACCTCCAAGTACTTCTCGGACAAGCTGCTCAAGCGCATCTTCATCGTGCTCGCCATGTACGTGGGCATCGACTTCGTGCTGCGCGGCTTCTTCGGATTCCGCATCTTCGGCTGA
- a CDS encoding chemotaxis protein CheX: protein MDINIAKPFIKATVDVLSTMAMITPKPGKPYAKKDTVARGDVTGVIGITGEKNGTISVTFTKDCAIAIVKNMLGGEIEDIIQDVKDAVGEVTNMISGQARRGLSEMGYVFQAATPTVIMGNNHTISHVVSSPIMAVPFETEFGEFTVEVSFE from the coding sequence TTGGATATCAATATCGCCAAACCCTTCATCAAGGCCACGGTGGACGTGCTCTCGACCATGGCCATGATCACGCCCAAGCCTGGCAAGCCTTACGCCAAGAAGGACACCGTGGCCCGGGGCGACGTCACCGGCGTGATCGGCATCACCGGCGAGAAGAACGGCACCATCTCCGTGACCTTTACCAAGGACTGCGCCATCGCCATCGTCAAGAACATGCTCGGCGGCGAGATCGAGGACATCATCCAGGACGTGAAGGACGCCGTGGGCGAGGTCACGAACATGATCTCGGGCCAGGCGCGCCGTGGCCTCTCGGAGATGGGCTACGTCTTCCAGGCGGCCACGCCCACGGTCATCATGGGCAACAACCATACCATCTCCCACGTCGTCTCCTCGCCCATCATGGCCGTGCCCTTCGAGACGGAATTCGGGGAATTCACGGTGGAAGTCAGTTTCGAGTAG